A window of the Gorilla gorilla gorilla isolate KB3781 chromosome 8, NHGRI_mGorGor1-v2.1_pri, whole genome shotgun sequence genome harbors these coding sequences:
- the GLRX3 gene encoding glutaredoxin-3 isoform X5, translated as MLFMKGTPQEPRCGFSKQMVEILHKHNIQFSSFDIFSDEEVRQGLKAYSNWPTYPQLYVSGELIGGLDIIKELEASEELDTICPKAPKLEERLKVLTNKASVMLFMKGNKQEAKCGFSKQILEILNSTGVEYETFDILEDEEVRQGLKAYSNWPTYPQLYVKGELVGGLDIVKTGSGSVTQAGVQWHDYGSLQPRLLGAKRSSCLSLLSSWDHRRAAPCPPNFLFLVEMRSPASASQSAGIYRQGLLCHPGWSAVVQSWLTASLTSQAQDPPRSASSVAEMTGMCHHARLCFDFFL; from the exons ATGCTGTTTATGAAAGGAACTCCTCAAGAACCACGCTGTG GTTTCAGCAAGCAGATGGTGGAAATTCTTCACAAACATAATATCCAGTTTAGCAGTTTTGATATCTTCTCAGATGAAGAGGTTCGACAGGGACTCAAAGCCTATTCCAATTGGCCTACCTATCCTCAGCTCTATGTTTCTGGAGAGCTCATAGGAGGACTTGATATAATTAAG GAGCTAGAAGCATCTGAAGAACTAGATACAATTTGTCCCAAAGCTCCCAAATTAGAGGAAAG GCTCAAAGTGCTGACAAATAAAGCTTCTGTGATGCTCTTTATGAAAGGAAACAAACAG gaaGCAAAATGTGGATTCAGCAAACAAATTCTGGAAATACTAAATAGTACTGG TGTTGAATATGAAACATTCGATATATTGGAGGATGAAGAA GTTCGGCAAGGATTAAAAGCTTACTCAAATTGGCCAACATACCCTCAGCTGTATGTGAAAGGGGAGCTGGTGGGAGGATTGGATATTGTGAAG acggggtctggctctgtcacccaggctggagtgcagtggcacgattatggctcattgcagcctcgacttctcggggccaagcgatcctcctgcctcagccttctgagtagctgggaccacaggcgtgcagcaccatgcccacctaattttttatttcttgtagagatgaggtctcctgcctcagcctcccaaagtgctggaatttacaG acagggtctcctctgtcacccaggctggagtgcagtggtgcagtcatggctcacggcatccttgacctcccaggctcaagatcctccccgctcagcctcctcagtagctgagatgacaggcatgtgccaccatgcccggctttgttttgatttttttttgtag